The following are encoded together in the Rhizoctonia solani chromosome 10, complete sequence genome:
- a CDS encoding dihydrosphingosine 1-phosphate phosphatase → MSTSSLPSSSPSPLPFAPAPTRVKFHLEDTLFSPVPSPLSSAYNSDSEPANDTVTYSDTSLNVEEKYTIASGLAARVDSLEDAPGTLPDEYYDAAMAPWRSAIRRRLVKNLKHESEWIGRMQRKIRRPFLDTYFVYTSSLGTHTFFMIVLPTFFFFGYPMVGFGLLYVLAAGVYFSSLIKDLICSPRPFEPTVTRLTMFGGTAVGTHHLEYGFPSTHSTNSVSIALYFHTLSHTALVNGVISPLMYHIIQVLLVVYAFSIVFGRLYCAMHSFTDCIAGIAVGTAIWAAQLQWGGTFDTWVTTSGWSVPVIILVTGLFLVHRHAEPVDDCPCFEDAIAFVSVVMGAVIAHWHFSQLILAPAQLSTWSDYFISRTPGSNFTTPYDVGTFAFYTMLKMVVGITAIFLWRIVAKRVLLTILPPIYRKFSSEVGPLPTRRWYTPATDYAEVPADVAHLRSVPSVIDLPSRASVVTSGVLPRAHIYRKFEAESKLRNGKSIPGNTGMQMVECEIAPTNGVVREEKVKHYDADVLTKVGVYMGIGGIVVGVIPVLFETLGWGVMNGVQTSGL, encoded by the exons ATGAGTACCTCATCCTTACCATCTTCCTCTCCGTCTCCTCTTCCATTTGCGCCAGCTCCCACGCGTGTCAAATTCCACCTAGAAGACACCCTTTTTTCGCCAGTGCCATCACCCCTCTCCTCAGCGTACAACAGTGACTCAGAACCTGCCAACGACACTGTTACGTACTCAGATACTAGTCTCAATGTAGAAGAAAAGTACACCATAGCATCTGGGCTCGCAGCTCGGGTCGATAGCTTAGAAGATGCTCCTGGTACTCTCCCTGACGAATACTACGACGCTGCGATGGCACCATGGCGTTCTGCTATACGAAGGCGGCTGGTGAAGAACTTGAAACATGAATCAGAGTGGATCGGTCGTATGCAG CGGAAAATTCGGCGACCTTTTCTCGACACCTATTTCGTTTATACCTCGTCCCTCGGAACTCACACATTCTTTATGATCGTATTGCCtaccttctttttcttcGGGTATCCAATGGTCGGATTTGG CCTACTATACGTCTTAGCTGCTGGGGTATACTTTTCGTCCCTTATCAAAGACTTGATCTGCTCGCCTCGCCCATTTGAGCCTACCGTTACCCGTCTTA CAATGTTCGGCGGGACAGCTGTAGGCACTCATCA CCTTGAATATGGCTTCCCTTCTACTCATTCCACTAACTCGGTTTCAATCGCACTCTATTTCCATACTCTTTCCCACACCGCCCTAGTGAATGGAGTAATATCTCCACTGATGTACCACATAATCCAAGTCTTATTGGTGGTCTATGCTTTCAGCATTGTCTTTGGTCGGTTGTATTGCGCGATGCATAGCTTCACAGATTGCATCGCCGGCATTGCAGTTGGCACCGCCATCTGGGCAGCACAGTTGCAATGGGGAGGCACCTTCGATACCTGGGTCACTACGAGTGGCTGGAGTG TCCCTGTCATAATCCTCGTAACTGGCCTGTTCCTAGTGCATCGTCATGCTGAGCCTGTTGATGACTGCCCTTGCTTCGAGGACGCTATTGCATTTGTGTCGGTTGTAATGGGTGCCGTGATTGCCCATTGGCATTTTTCACAGTTGATTCTTGCCCCAGCCCAACTTTCCACTTGGTCAGATTACTTTATCTCTCGGACTCCAGGATCAAACTTCACAACACCCTATGATGTTGGGACCTTTGCATTCTACACGATGCTCAAGATGGTTGTTGGCATTACAGCAATCTTCTTGTGGCGCATCGTGGCCAAGCGAGTATTGCTCACCATTCTTCCACCTATCTATCGCAAGTTTTCGAGCGAAGTCGGCCCCCTCCCCACTCGCCGTTGGTATACCCCAGCCACTGATTATGCCGAGGTTCCTGCGGACGTCGCTCATCTAAGGTCCGTCCCTAGTGTTATCGATCTCCCCAGTAGGGCCAGTGTAGTCACGTCGGGAGTTTTGCCGCGCGCACACATCTATCGCAAATTTGAGGCCGAATCCAAGTTGCGAAATGGCAAGAGTATTCCAGGGAACACAGGGATGCAGATGGTAGAATGCGAGATCGCACCTACCAACGGAGTTGTGCGAGAAGAGAAAGTCAAACATTATGACGCAGATG TTTTAACCAAGGTTGGAGTTTACATGggtattggtggtattgtAGTCGGTGTCATACCTGTTTTGTTTGAGACACTGGGCTGGGGTGTGATGAATGGCGTTCAAACTAGTGGTTTGTAA
- a CDS encoding AAA family ATPase, giving the protein MPAALGASRAGGGVKSYYQAKIEAAEHLINVKTQNLRRLEAQRNKLNARVRLLREELQLLSEPGSYVGEVVKVMGKDKVLVKVQPEGKYIVDLDAEIDIGAITPTLRVALRSDSYQIHKILPNKVDPLVSLMMVEKVPDSTYDMVGGLDKQIKEIKEVIELPVKHPELFESLGIAQPKGVLLYGPPGTGKTLLARAVAHHTDCRFIRVSGSELVQKYIGEGSRMVRELFVMAREHAPSIIFMDEIDSIGSSRGEGGSGSGDSEVQRTMLELLNQLDGFEPTKNIKVIMATNRIDILDSALLRPGRIDRKIEFPPPGPEARVSILRIHSRKMSLQRGINLRALAEKMGQCSGAEVRGICTEAGMYALRERRQHVTQEDFEFAVAKVLKKNQEGNTSVSKLFS; this is encoded by the exons ATGCCGGCCGCACTCGGGGCGTCGCGCGCAGGGGGAGGCGTCAAATCATATTATCAAGCTAAAATCGAAGCGGCAGAACATCTAATCAACGTTAAAACTCAGAATCTACGCCGGTTGGAAGCACAGCGCAACAAACTGAATGCGCGAG TGCGGCTTCTTCGAGAGGAGCTCCAGCTTCTCTCAGAACCTGGTTCTTATGTTGGCGAGGTAGTGAAGGTTATGGGCAAAGACAAAGTTCTCGTAAAGGTTCAGCCAGAAGGGAAATATA TCGTCGACTTGGATGCAGAGATTGACATTGGAGCTATCACCCCCACCCTTCGGGTTGCCTTGCGCTCAGACTCTTACCAGATTCACAAAATCCTGCCGAACAAAGTGGATCCACTTGTTTCGTTAATGATGGTTGAAAAGGTCCCGGATAGCACGTATGATATGGTGGGGGGATTGGACAAGCAGATCaaggaaatcaaggaagtcaTCGAGTTACCGGTGAAACACCCTGAGCTTTTCGAATCTCTGGGTATCGCACAACCCAAGGGCGTACTGCTGTATGGTCCACCTGGAACGGGCAAAACGTTGTTGGCTCGCGCTGTTGCGCACCATACTGACTGTCGATTTATTCGGGTTTCTGGAAGCGAACTTGTCCAGAAGTACATTGGAGAAGGCTCTCGAATGGTTCGAGAGTTATTTGTCATGGCTCGTGAACACGCTCCAAGTATCATCTTCATGGATGAGATTGACTCCATTGGTAGTTCTCGAGGTGAGGGCGGGAGTGGCAGTGGGGATTCCGAAGTCCAGCGAACTATGCTCGAGCTTTTAAATCAATTGGACGGGTTTGAGCCAACCAAGAACATTAAGGTGATCATGGCAACAAATCGAATAG ATATACTGGATTCAGCATTACTCCGACCCGGACGTATAGACAGGAAGATTGAGTTCCCACCTCCAGGTCCCGAGGCAAGAGTTTCAATTTTACGAATTCACTCCCGAAAG ATGTCCTTGCAGCGGGGGATTAATCTGCGTGCATTGGCAGAGAAAATGGGTCAATGCTCTGGGGCTGAGGTTCGGGGTATTTGTACGGAAGCTG GAATGTATGCGCTACGTGAGCGTCGCCAGCATGTGACTCAGGAGGACTTCGAGTTTGCGGTCGCAAAG GTTTTGAAGAAAAATCAAGAAGGTAACACGTCGGTTAGCAAACTCTTCTCCTAA